The Grus americana isolate bGruAme1 chromosome 5, bGruAme1.mat, whole genome shotgun sequence region ATCAGAGCTGGGTTTGAGCATAGGTGGCCAAActctgctggggaggtgggagtGGAGTCTGTGTGGTCTTGATGCTTTAGACTTTCATActttactgaaataaagaaCCTGTATAAGCTATGCTAAAACTGACCTGCTGAAATGCTTGTGCAGAGAGGACCAGGTGAATTTCCGTGGATTCATGAGGACACTAGCCCACTTCCGACCTATAGAAGATAATGAAAAGAGCAAAGACCAGAATGGACCAGAACCACTGAACAGCCGAAGTAACAAGCTCCACTGTAAGTAATGTgaaccttctttttcttttttgtttttctgggaaGGAAGTGAAGGGGCTTGGGGTCTTCTGTACAGTCATTCCCTGTGGAATGATATCCTCCTAATACCTGacctttttaaattaacttgCAAGCTTACCTGTTCAGAATGTCAATGATTGACCCATTCTGTATTAGAATTCGGTGGAATTGGTTGAATCTTGAATAATGTATATGCTTTTCCAAATGTCTCAACAGGACTGTTTCAAAATTGTTTACATCCAAAGTTATTTCAGATTTAGAAACCACATCCCGTACATGAATgagcttttctgcttctttctccagTCTTTCATATAATATAGCGCTTTTTTCTCACCTTCAGCTGAGTACTTTCTTGAGTATTTGGACATCTGCCTACAAGAGCGGAATGCTCTTGCTCGCTAATCTAAGTTGGCAACAGTCCTCAGAGCACTTAAAATTTCTGTCATATCTCATCCAGAATATAGTCAGAGTGAATGCATAATGTAAAAATGGTTGGCTCAGAAGTTAAAGGATTGAATGTATCTTAGTGGTAATTATACTTCTATGACTCAGGCTTTTGAAGAAATACCTCTGCAAGCAGAGTGCTTCTGAAATTACTCATACTGAGTAGTTAAgtaagatttttcatttcttggcaATAATGTTATTCCTGTATGCAGTAATAACACTTTTATGGAATGGAACATGAAGTCTATGGTGAATTAAAATTCTAAGCtaattctctttaaaatgatttatgaatacttacttttttttaaattagataaATATAttgttatgaagaaaaataatgacgCTTGAATTAAACTgctcattcttttcttccttgtagTTGCTTTTCGGCTATATGATCTAGATAAAGATGACAAGATTTCCAGAGATGAGCTTCTTCAGGTAAATAGCACAGGGATGACTCCTTTGTGACCTTCTCTGACTTCACACCTATTTAGAATGAAGACAGGAGTTACAACAGTCTTCTCAAAAGAACTCCTGAAGGAATTTGGTGGCTAATTGCTTATCTCTGGTTTAAAGCTTTAGATATGGTATGACACTTTAATCTCATTTGATAGCCCAAGCTGTCCTATCAGACTGGGAATGCTAGATTCAGATTTAAACCAGAGTGTTAGGCTAAGCAGATCCTATTGGAAATTATACCTAAATATCCAACAAATACACTAAGCCCCTTAAGAACTACCTTCTGTAACTTTCAAAAGTGCTTTTAACAGGACTTCACAGGGACAAGCCATGAGGTGGATTAGGTTGTTTGATCCTCTGTGCATCCTCTCAACAGAGCAAAACTTCTTGAAATTGCAGCAAAGGTAATCAAAGTTCATCAGTGCTGCATATATATGGAACTAGGCTTGAGCTAGGGGTAATTACATACTACTAATCCTGTGAAGTAGACATGGCAATTTGTGGTTCCTGATGTAGGACAAGGATTTGCTTTTGACCGAAACTGCCCTCTTCTATCTGCACAGAAAATGCTTTACTAACTGTAGAGTAATGGCAGTTATCATTTGACCATATACTTACAAGATTCCTGTAGGCAACTATCTCAGACAGCAGATACTCAATCAAATGTTGGTAtgttttgtggggaaaaaaatagacaaaagcATTGGAACAAAAATTATTCATTCCTAGTTCCAAAAGCTTTCTCATACTTCTACCACTTCCTGCTGCCTAGTGGAAAAGCAGGATTCTTTGTCAAAGGTGGCTGCAAAAGGAAGCTGTCCTTCCTGAAAGCCTTGATGTACAAAGGACAAACAGAAGTCTGTCTAGAAATTACTTCCGTGGAAATCCTCCAGGGTTGTTGTTGTATGGTGTTATTTTGACAGTATAGATGAGAGAAACAGCACTAAGAATACTTCTGTTCTTATATTGATAAtggttattttgttttcttatttaaaaaaaaaataaaatctagggACTTCTGTATGTTACAGGTATTACGGATGATGGTTGGTGTAAACATTTCAGATGAGCAGCTGGGCAGCATTGCTGACAGGACAATCCAGGAAGCTGATCAAGATGGAGATAGTGCCATCTCCTTTGCAGAGTTTGTAAAGGTAGGTAAACTACAT contains the following coding sequences:
- the CHP1 gene encoding calcineurin B homologous protein 1 isoform X1, with protein sequence MGSRASTLLRDEEIEEIKKETGFSHSQITRLYSRFTSLDKGENGTLSREDFQRIPELAINPLGDRIINAFFPEGEDQVNFRGFMRTLAHFRPIEDNEKSKDQNGPEPLNSRSNKLHFAFRLYDLDKDDKISRDELLQVLRMMVGVNISDEQLGSIADRTIQEADQDGDSAISFAEFVKVLEKVDVEQKMSIRFLH
- the CHP1 gene encoding calcineurin B homologous protein 1 isoform X2 → MLPVCILLQAFGKPLEFSHSQITRLYSRFTSLDKGENGTLSREDFQRIPELAINPLGDRIINAFFPEGEDQVNFRGFMRTLAHFRPIEDNEKSKDQNGPEPLNSRSNKLHFAFRLYDLDKDDKISRDELLQVLRMMVGVNISDEQLGSIADRTIQEADQDGDSAISFAEFVKVLEKVDVEQKMSIRFLH